A section of the Osmia lignaria lignaria isolate PbOS001 chromosome 3, iyOsmLign1, whole genome shotgun sequence genome encodes:
- the cno gene encoding adherens junction formation factor afadin isoform X16, protein MRMLSVPEYALYEIHENGDERKLGLDEKPLLVQLNWHIDDREGRFLLRRIDDKTNAQGVGFSSSEGSSFRRKLSKREKKQMKKQEKLSRLKSLEQEENTVPLDQNGVAEKLYTELPETSFTRSISNPEAVMRRRRQQKLERKLQQFRSKDGGPDTGGTLKIYGEALCKDVPYKTLLLSVRDSAVHVVREMLSKYGLEKVDPQQYCLVQVNSEHVNGGSQQEYILDDDECPLAILMNHPSARGSIMFHVRRRPADYVPRKRKKKPSGKWNELDHRYEDERLPFLLELNPDGSDVPNGAGARHRLQPNVTEVGSERPIGPQAVQAQTLTLTGPTVMPRHCVIAFTENIVTLTPCSRDAHTYVNNQRIHQTTILQNGAIVKFGRLHTFRFIDPAPEERIRQRHESTRQIEYGYDRLLLYRRRSPDLTGQETNVERYGSTSGTPNSGQNQGSQNQGQANQEQASHPSSPSKSTTNSAVGHPQSPTHASESTHNYETTFDLDGNVETASLTSSRDGNRTLQNDRQVRGTDPILPAVLEFLEETEETFFHAVITDVEPSAPQFKLAPTYTLYLAARYRASTHYRPELQPTERAHRLTVMLANVATMIQRVIQERYMDASSLALWLANGSELLHMLKNDRHVGAFSTRAQDILTEAVHAAFASLVRCISLELAPAMSQFMADADEPAKEAGVLQIFSNTMALLRRCRVNAALTIQLFSHLFHAINATAFNSLVSNTNLCVRWFGRRLKARLNALETWAERQGLELASQCHLATIMQATHLLQAPKYNAEELATLSSTCFKLNSLQVRALLQKYQPAADEPRLPAELIENVVRVAESVADTLARADGREIRLEEEPTLALALLLPEDGYSCEVIRGVPPGLAEFLAPLQRDGLCRMAPQPTSSGYWTIYMIDHHNNFRSPSAMSNRSGSGYSCNAGGPNSSQPEIHVIKLHKSTNGMGLSIVAAKGAGQDRLGIYIKSVVAGGAADADGRLTAGDQLLKVDGQSLVGITQEKAAEYLVRTGPIVTLEVAKQGAIYHGLATLLSQPSPVMSRAAHKVRPKSEHLETPKVQEASDEHPSSSRSMGNLLDAPRPTAITLPDRSVDPVSGPRRMSERDLPSRLGRDVTAPQQQMHTSKSVPALHNVGTDGKQQHEVFNPGYSRASSSNSVTPPVTQPLPMNAINGSTSLRSRSSHNLHDPTRIGTLPPSGLLVGRQQSSPNLNPGQATTNNNASSNVNAALNVLQGNEAERFYQNLSIYRNQDGTAKQRYSPSQHLEERNLLQPQKNSRGSQNSLNRPGTFETSQIRDRPISAYVPQNQQQSYLGGQSQSQSQSQSQSQLYSQQGCAPPPPRSQSSRDMIRQEAKLQEMQEEVRRRELRGGVPVPSNQYRPNTAYNVKANTIASTSSSVRPTKSLGSQPNLGSSPPVTVPTSPISVSSHSAKQVGTSSYGYLDPQYGSYMIQHSKSPHMHPHQHQHQHQHQSQSQAQPQSQPQSQPQPQPQPQPQPQPQPQHQHQHPHQYSHQHQYQHPHYHHHQNMQQQNFVHVQYGTTPPSRGKSELTRLQPNGMMLEYGRDQNSQETDQSQRLTIGSQYYLNGNSDVRNEQYAGENSMNRSQIAAEGNTLMTNEMTPIRPTLPEEGYTESPPPPPPNTSTHPLYNKQSDSRYTASMQDPPRGGYYPANGMGSALQPRQYQYSATNPWQREEREKEQARRREAARQWRDQQIAELSALPHRTPQQEEQLRALQLERDFQKRAEEVANQQDDDEESNDLDAESIQRLQGLLRTTTVQERNNASEPQVNLSRNNVANQSVRGNYAAQSLDRTVHGTSIITHGADASQTSQNVQTNCLSQQENSNSHSSSNFQHEQSMQMQNSAGQMQISSLIQSNTAQKSGSHGPIQSIEDKDMHRRSDEIKRRQLELDEVQKKKEEDANKQQQIQQMYQQQQQQQQQHLHHHHHHHLQQPQSHIKSQQMLHPNMLRLDNLSINGLTSSSTQNGNNDAPLPPERGSSFAVMSQTGVLRSNNSNSSNIMTLTSPQSTTVKRVSFHDSNANVESVQRNVSSGNLTAIPSTTMDVISEDPNIFINDAEMLLASPKTPEGPGIPISGSTPGVIGAQEVYKDPRQRRLAEKQKQQQQNSQVGPVPEKLSFKEKMKMFAMETGEDGTPRDKVKISRAQREIDNIGNPTTALISNNGNNSSNNYNNNNGNNINAVTTNNTNNSNSSSSSSSSNNNAHNNRN, encoded by the exons ATGCGAATGCTCTCGGTTCCGGAGTATGCGCTTTACGAAATACACGAAAACGGCG ACGAACGTAAACTCGGTCTGGATGAGAAACCACTGCTGGTGCAGCTAAATTGGCACATCGATGATCGAGAAGGACGTTTTCTGTTGAGGAGGATCGATGATAAGACGAACGCGCAAGGCGTAGGCTTCTCTTCTTCGGAGGGGTCCAGCTTTCGTAGAAAGCTGAGCAAACGGGAAAAGAAACAGATGAAGAAACAAGAAAAACTGAGTCGCCTAAAGAGTTTGGAACAAGAGGAAAACACAGTGCCCCTCGATCAGAATGGCGTGGCTGAAAAATTGTACACGG AATTGCCGGAAACTAGCTTTACCAGAAGCATTTCGAATCCGGAAGCCGTGATGAGGAGGCGACGTCAGCAAAAGTTGGAAAGAAAACTGCAGCAGTTTCGCAGCAAGGATGGTGGCCCGGACACCGGTGGGACATTGAAGATTTACGGCGAAGCGCTTTGCAAGGATGTACCGTATAAAACGCTACTTCTGAGCGTACGAGATTCAGCGGTTCACGTTGTGCGAGAGATGCTCTCCAAATACGGTTTAGAGAAGGTTGATCCGCAGCAGTATTGTCTCGTGCAG GTAAATAGCGAACACGTTAACGGAGGATCTCAACAGGAATACATATTGGACGACGACGAATGCCCTCTAGCTATTCTCATGAATCATCCTTCTGCACGAG GTTCCATCATGTTTCATGTCCGAAGAAGGCCTGCCGATTACGTGCCTCGGAAACGGAAGAAAAAGCCTAGTGGCAAGTGGAACGAACTCGATCACAG ATACGAAGATGAAAGATTGCCCTTTTTACTGGAATTGAATCCTGACGGGAGCGACGTTCCAAATGGAGCTGGTGCAAGACATCGGTTACAACCTAACGTGACGGAGGTGGGTTCGGAAAGACCGATAGGCCCTCAAGCTGTTCAAGCTCAAACTCTCACGTTGACTGGACCGACTGTTATGCCGAGACACTGTGTGATCGCTTTTACGGAAAATATCGTTACTCTCACCCCTTGCTCCAGGGATGCTCACACATACGTGAACAACCAACGGATACATCAAACGACGATACTCCAG AACGGAGCGATCGTGAAATTCGGCAGACTGCATACCTTTCGGTTCATCGATCCGGCACCCGAAGAACGCATCAGACAACGACACGAGTCTACGAGGCAAATCGAATACGGTTACGATCG CTTGCTTCTGTACCGTAGACGCTCGCCAGACTTGACTGGTCAGGAGACAAACGTGGAGCGATACGGCTCGACATCCGGCACTCCGAACAGCGGACAGAATCAAGGGTCGCAGAATCAGGGCCAGGCGAATCAAGAACAAGCTTCTCATCCATCTAGTCCGAGCAAATCGACGACTAATTCCGCTGTTGGTCATCCTCAAAGTCCGACGCACGCGTCAGAGTCCACCCATAATTACGAGACTACGTTTGATCTCGATGGAAACGTTGAGACTGCCAGTTTAACCAGCAGCAGAGACGGTAACAG GACGTTGCAAAATGATCGGCAAGTACGTGGCACGGATCCAATTTTGCCAGCCGTGCTGGAGTTCCTGGAGGAAACGGAGGAAACGTTTTTCCACGCGGTGATCACGGACGTGGAACCGTCCGCGCCTCAATTCAAACTTGCACCAACGTATACGCTTTATCTGGCAGCGAGGTACCGGGCAAGTACGCATTACAGGCCAGAGCTACAACCGACGGAAAGGGCGCACAGGTTGACCGTGATGCTGGCGAATGTTGCCACCATGATACAACGCGTGATACAG GAACGATACATGGACGCGTCTTCTCTGGCGCTGTGGTTGGCAAACGGGTCAGAATTATTGCACATGCTGAAGAACGATCGACACGTGGGTGCGTTCTCGACAAGAGCGCAAGACATTCTGACGGAAGCTGTTCACGCTGCATTCGCATCTTTAGTGCGATGTATATCTTTAGAGCTAGCTCCTGCAATGTCTCAGTTCATGGCTGACGCCGACGAGCCTGCGAAAGAGGCCGgggttttacaaatattttccaACACGATGGCTCTGCTAAGGCGGTGCAGAGTAAATGCCGCTCTCACTATTCAATTGTTCAGCCACTTGTTTCACGCGATCAACGCGACAGCTTTCAACTCGTTGGTCTCGAATACGAATTTGTGCGTCCGATGGTTCGGTCGTCGATTGAAAGCAAGATTGAACGCGCTCGAGACCTGGGCCGAGAGGCAGGGTCTCGAATTGGCGAGCCAGTGCCATTTGGCGACGATCATGCAAGCGACGCACTTGCTACAGGCGCCGAAATACAACGCGGAGGAGCTTGCCACCTTAAGCTCCACGTGTTTCAAATTGAATTCTCTTCAGGTCAGGGCGTTGTTACAAAAGTATCAACCAGCCGCTGACGAACCGAGACTTCCAGCGGAACTGATCGAGAACGTGGTACGAGTAGCGGAGAGTGTGGCCGACACGCTAGCGCGTGCTGACGGCAGAGAGATTCGACTCGAGGAAGAGCCAACGCTCGCGTTGGCGCTTCTTCTGCCCGAGGATGGGTACAGTTGCGAGGTGATACGCGGAGTTCCACCAGGATTAGCAGAATTCTTAGCACCGTTGCAACGAGACGGTCTATGTCGAATGGCTCCGCAGCCTACGAGCAGCGGATACTGGACCATATACATGATCGATCATCACAACAAT TTTCGCAGTCCCAGCGCGATGAGTAACAGATCCGGTAGCGGCTATTCCTGTAACGCAGGAGGACCAAATTCCTCTCAGCCAGAGATACACGTGATCAAATTACACAAATCTACCAACGGGATGGGTTTGAGCATTGTCGCGGCAAAG GGCGCCGGTCAAGATAGGCTGGGAATATATATAAAAAGCGTGGTTGCAGGTGGTGCCGCCGATGCT GATGGTAGATTGACGGCTGGCGATCAACTGCTCAAGGTTGACGGACAAAGTTTAGTTGGAATTACTCAAGAAAA AGCCGCCGAGTATCTGGTGCGCACGGGACCGATAGTGACCCTCGAAGTTGCCAAGCAGGGTGCCATATATCATGGTTTGGCTACTTTATTGTCGCAACCGTCACCGGTTATGAGCAGAG CAGCGCACAAGGTTCGACCCAAGTCCGAGCACTTGGAAACTCCAAAGGTACAAGAAGCAAGCGACGAGCATCCGTCCAGCTCGCGTTCGATGGGTAATTTATTGGATGCGCCAAGGCCCACGGCAATTACTTTGCCAGACCGTTCGGTCGATCCAGTGTCAG GACCTCGCCGCATGAGCGAACGAGATTTACCATCGCGACTTGGACGCGACGTAACCGCTCCTCAGCAACAAATGCATACCAGCAAGTCCGTGCCAGCGTTGCACA ACGTAGGTACCGATGGTAAGCAACAGCACGAGGTATTCAACCCTGGTTATAGCAGAGCATCTTCCAGTAATAGCGTTACTCCGCCAGTCACCCAGCCGTTGCCAATGAACGCCATTAATGGCTCAACGTCGTTACGTTCTCG TTCCAGTCATAATTTACACGACCCGACGAGAATCGGTACGTTACCGCCGAGCGGTCTTCTGGTCGGTAGACAACAATCCTCTCCGAATTTGAATCCTGGTCAAGCAACAACGAATAACAATGCTTCGAGTAACGTTAACGCGGCCTTGAACGTGCTTCAAGGTAACGAAGCTGAAAGGTTTTATCAGAATTTGAGTATCTACAGGAATCAAGACGGCACGGCGAAACAACGATATAGTCCATCTCAACATTTGGAGGAGAG AAATCTTCTGCAGCCGCAGAAGAACTCGAGAGGTTCGCAAAATTCTTTGAATCGACCGGGAACGTTTGAAACTAGCCAAATCAGAGACCGTCCAATATCCGCTTACGTACCTCAAAACCAACAACAGTCTTATTTAGGCGGGCAATCGCAGTCGCAGTCGCAGTCGCAATCGCAATCGCAATTGTATTCGCAACAAGGATGCGCACCGCCACCTCCGAGATCTCAGTCCTCGCGAGACATGATACGACAGGAAGCAAAACTTCAGGAAATGCAGGAAGAAGTGAGAAGACGAGAATTGCGGGGTGGCGTGCCAGTTCCATCGAATCAATATCGACCAAATACCGCGTACAATGTAAAAGCAAATACGATTGCATCGACAAGTTCCTCCGTTCGTCCGACGAAATCTCTTGGTTCTCAACCAAATTTGGGATCGAGTCCGCCGGTGACGGTGCCCACATCTCCGATTTCGGTATCCAGCCATAGCGCGAAACAAGTTGGTACCTCTAGTTACGGTTACTTGGATCCGCAGTATGGATCGTACATGATCCAACACAGCAAGTCCCCGCATATGCATCCGCATCAACATCAACACCAGCATCAGCATCAATCTCAATCTCAAGCTCAACCTCAATCTCAGCCTCAGTCTCAACCTCAACCTCAACCTCAACCTCAACCTCAACCTCAACCTCAACCTCAACATCAGCATCAACACCCGCATCAATACTCTCATCAACACCAATACCAACATCCGCATTACCATCACCATCAGAACATGCAACAGCAGAACTTTGTGCACGTCCAATACGGCACTACGCCTCCATCGAGAGGAAAAAGCGAATTGACGCGATTACAACCGAATGGAATGATGCTCGAATATGGAAGAGATCAGAACTCTCAAGAAACTGATCAAAGTCAACGTCTTACCATTGGATCGCAGTAttatttaaatggaaattcGGACGTACGAAACGAACAGTACGCTGGTGAAAATAGCATGAATAGATCACAGATCGCGGCAGAAGGTAATACTTTGATGACTAATGAGATGACTCCGATTAGACCCACCCTTCCGGAAGAGGGATACACCGAAAGCCCTCCGCCACCGCCACCAAACACTTCGACTCATCCTCTTTATAACAAACAGTCGGATTCGAG ATACACCGCGAGTATGCAGGATCCTCCTCGCGGCGGATATTACCCGGCTAACGGGATGGGAAGCGCGTTGCAACCGCGTCAGTATCAGTACAGTGCCACGAATCCTTGGCagcgagaagaaagagaaaag GAACAAGCGCGCAGAAGGGAAGCGGCAAGACAATGGCGGGACCAACAAATAGCGGAATTAAGCGCGTTACCTCATAGAACTCCCCAACAGGAAGAACAGCTTAGAGCGCTCCAGTTGGAGAGGGATTTTCAAAAGAGAGCCGAAGAGGTCGCTAATCAACAAGACGATGACGAGGAAAGCAATGATTTGGACGCAGAGAGTATACAGCGACTTCAAGGGTTGCTTCGTACAACGACGGTTCAAGAACGAAACAATGCATCGGAACCACAGGTCAATCTGtccagaaacaacgtggccaaTCAATCCGTCAGAGGAAACTATGCTGCACAAAGCCTGGATAGAACCGTGCATGGTACGAGTATTATCACGCACGGGGCTGACGCATCGCAAACTTCCCAAAACGTTCAAACGAATTGTTTAAGCCAGCAAGAAAACTCTAATTCCCATTCGTCGTCGAACTTTCAACACGAGCAAAGCATGCAAATGCAAAATAGTGCCGGACAAATGCAGATATCATCCTTAATTCAATCGAATACTGCTCAAAAGTCCGGCTCCCATGGTCCTATTCAGTCCATCGAAGACAAAGATATGCATCGTAGATCAGATGAGATTAAACGAAGGCAGTTGGAACTCGATGAAgttcagaaaaagaaagaggaagatgcTAATAAGCAGCAACAAATTCAACAGATGtatcaacagcagcaacaacagcaacaacagcatctccaccatcatcaccatcatcatttGCAGCAACCGCAATCTCATATCAAGAGTCAACAAATGTTACATCCTAATATGTTACGGTTGGATAACTTGTCCATTAATGGACTCACCTCGTCTT CTACACAAAATGGTAATAACGACGCGCCTCTGCCACCGGAACGAGGTTCCAGTTTTGCGGTGATGTCGCAGACTGGGGTACTCCGATCGAACAATTCAAATTCATCGAATATTATGACATTAACTTCCCCGCAATCAACGACCGTCAAGAGAGTCTCCTTTCATGATTCGAACGCAAACGTGGAATCAGTACAACGAAATGTATCGTCTGGAAATTTAACCGCGATTCCGTCCACAACTATGGATGTCATTTCAGAAGATCCAAAC ATTTTCATCAACGATGCTGAAATGTTATTGGCATCTCCAAAGACGCCCGAAGGACCTGGTATACCAATTAGCGGTAGTACACCTGGCGTGATAGGCGCTCAAGAAGTTTACAA GGATCCGAGGCAAAGACGACTTGCTGAAAAGCAAAAACAACAGCAACAAAATTCTCAAGTTGGACCAGTACCTGAGAAACTAAGTTTCAAGGAGAAAATGAAGATGTTTGCGATGGAAACGGGAGAAGATGGAACACCACGGGATAAGGTGAAAATTTCGCGTGCTCAACGCGAAATAGATAACATAGGTAATCCTACTACTGCACTGATCAGCAATAACGGCAACAACAGCAGTAATAATTACAACAACAATAACGGTAACAATATCAATGCCGTTACTACTAACAATACAAACAatagcaacagcagcagcagcagcagcagcagcaacaacaacgcTCATAACAATAGGAATTAA